A section of the Pseudomonas prosekii genome encodes:
- a CDS encoding LysR family transcriptional regulator — translation MDIDLARTFLEIVRHGSLAAAAQKLHVTQTAITARVQKLESQLGSTLFVRNRAGARLTPNGEAFVTYANQLVQTWEAARRDLPLPEGYRDVLHIGGEVSLCNPLMLSWAAELREKIPSHALRMEIRDGENLLRQLELGVLDAALVYQPEYWPRLQVEQVLEEKLILVRLAGKPDPYVYIDWGPDFRRQHDAALPEKAKAALSFNLGPLALQYLLEHGGSGYFRTRVVQSYLQSGVLEAVPKAPEFSYPTYLVYSRDRDSATLQQAFDLLREVIKTDDDWSQRWNPLG, via the coding sequence ATGGACATCGATCTCGCGCGCACTTTTCTGGAAATTGTCCGTCACGGCAGCCTCGCCGCCGCTGCGCAAAAGCTCCACGTTACTCAAACCGCGATCACCGCGCGGGTGCAGAAGCTCGAAAGCCAATTGGGCAGCACGCTGTTTGTGCGCAATCGCGCCGGTGCGCGCCTGACGCCGAATGGCGAAGCCTTCGTGACCTACGCCAACCAACTGGTGCAAACCTGGGAAGCCGCGCGCCGCGACCTGCCGTTGCCCGAAGGTTATCGCGACGTCCTGCACATCGGTGGCGAGGTCAGCCTGTGCAATCCGCTGATGCTCAGTTGGGCCGCCGAGCTGCGCGAGAAAATCCCCAGCCACGCATTGCGCATGGAAATCCGCGACGGGGAAAACCTGCTGCGCCAGTTGGAACTGGGCGTGCTCGACGCCGCGCTGGTCTACCAACCGGAATACTGGCCGCGCCTGCAAGTCGAGCAAGTGTTGGAAGAAAAGCTGATCCTCGTGCGCCTGGCCGGCAAACCCGACCCGTATGTCTACATCGACTGGGGCCCGGACTTCCGGCGCCAACACGACGCCGCGCTGCCGGAAAAAGCCAAGGCTGCGCTGAGTTTCAACCTCGGCCCGCTGGCCTTGCAGTACTTGCTCGAACACGGCGGCAGCGGTTATTTCCGCACGCGCGTGGTGCAAAGTTACCTGCAAAGCGGCGTGCTGGAAGCCGTGCCGAAAGCGCCGGAATTCAGTTACCCGACCTACCTGGTTTATTCCCGCGACCGCGATTCGGCGACGCTGCAACAGGCGTTCGACCTGCTGCGCGAGGTGATCAAGACCGACGACGACTGGTCGCAACGCTGGAACCCGTTGGGCTGA